Proteins encoded within one genomic window of Plasmodium malariae genome assembly, contig: PmUG01_00_21, whole genome shotgun sequence:
- the PmUG01_00041000 gene encoding fam-m protein — MERKIKSTTFIKIFVLIIFNLIYHFNMNERVFNRSMDESYKHDRRLDTKNYRILAKCIQNSDSYTFGLKKNMPKNTEYEKKDMSKNEKVDEKKKKQLNRSLLNKAQYYTEVTDYNKGMFDGKHFHFEKKWIKKKDYDNFLERNRRICDISLKKIKFRKYGIGITLFLIFVFLGIGIPILSGLESLKNAWNNISDGSPWNPLKTFIESLIKGKEYYIFIALFSVLMIMLSIMIIISTYKILRNNEKYNKIKLINE, encoded by the exons ATGGAACGTAAAATTAAGTCAACCAcgttcattaaaatttttgtgttAATCATCTTTAATTtgatatatcattttaacaTGAATGAG AGAGTATTTAATAGATCTATGGATGAAAGTTACAAACATGATAGAAGATtagatacaaaaaattatagaatacTAGCAAAATGTATACAGAACAGCGATTCATATACTTTCGggttaaaaaagaatatgccaaaaaatacagaatacgaaaaaaaagatatgtctaaaaatgaaaaagtggacgaaaaaaaaaagaaacaattaaatagaagtttattaaataaggcACAATATTATACAGAAGTTACCGATTATAATAAAGGAatgtttgatggaaaacatttccattttgaaaaaaaatggattaaaaaaaaagattatgacAATTTTCTTGAAAGAAACAGGAGAATTTGtgatatatctttaaaaaaaataaaatttagaaaatatggAATTGGAATTACACTGtttcttatttttgtttttctggGAATAGGAATACCCATATTGTCAGGACTGGAGTCTTTGAAAAATGCATGGAACAATATTAGCGATGGTTCACCATGGAATCctttaaaaacatttatagaATCATTGATAAAGGGAAAAgaatactatatttttatagcaTTATTTAGCGTACTTATGATTATGTTATCtattatgattataataAGTACTTACAAGAtcttaagaaataatgaaaaatataataaaattaagttaataaatgagtaa
- the PmUG01_00041100 gene encoding fam-l protein, which produces MEQKIKSLSFIKFVTFVLLSWIFHFHTYVSTHEKSLNECYNNRRKLYTRYYRLLAKYKHIKDSSIVCLKEDIPNGNDDKKYIYSNEKRNPETMKQSNENPLYNVKGHKQSMKNKTCIFETKKYSHLEKKIFKELDYEDFLRNNRTISNKVYKKIILKKYGLRLILPVLFFSLLLIPIILDISESFALVDELYKTLGNYLGGGWTTNLKEWLCASPFWWLGRILQHNRKNYSYIVIPFFRSLIYFLPLFILGVTIILRIVYYHKKVKKYERIKFKQR; this is translated from the exons ATGgagcaaaaaattaaatcactgtcatttattaaatttgttaCGTTTGTCCTTTTAAGTTGGATATTTCATTTTCACACTTATGtg aGTACGCACGAGAAATCTTTGAATGAATGCTACAATAATcgtagaaaattatatacaagaTATTATCGTTTATTGGCAAAATATAAGCACATTAAGGATTCAAGTATTGTATGtttaaaagaagatataCCAAATGGGAATGacgataaaaaatatatatatagtaatgaaaaaaggaacCCAGAAACCATGAAACAATCAAATGAAAATCcattatataatgttaaaGGTCATAAACAatctatgaaaaataaaacctgtatatttgaaacaaaaaaatattcccatttagaaaaaaaaatattcaaagaacttgattatGAAGATTTTCTCAGAAATAACAGAACAATTAGCAATAaagtttacaaaaaaataatacttaaaaaGTACGGATTACGGCTTATTTTACCTgtattattcttttcattattattaatacccATTATATTAGATATATCTGAAAGTTTTGCACTTGTAGATGAGTTATACAAGACATTGGGAAACTATCTTGGTGGAGGTTGGACAACTAATTTAAAAGAGTGGTTATGCGCATCCCCTTTCTGGTGGTTGGGTAGAATATTACAACATAATAGAAAgaattattcttatattgttattccattttttcgtagtctaatttattttctaccTCTCTTTATATTGGGAGTTACAATTATATTACGAATTGTatattaccataaaaaagttaaaaaatatgaaagaatTAAGTTCAAGCAAAGGTAA
- the PmUG01_00040800 gene encoding PIR protein, which produces MEESAYDTILQKLPSHEIYDAFNKEVTDTQYNSLCNIFNSVKDDYKNKTIDLCKKFARNLENLSKISTSGNKYDSCSHYVYWVYDEIRKLFKKEASTDDVATIIKNFNILNTSFITKYAVFNCNYYFLYNDLSELDNKREEKYLHDYFKNYSSIKSSANCKSVGIDDYKKYLKAVTDIYEREKKNCCFHGISLCQSYFLNCSDNLDPSKLIYALESTSADCRKLDNISNTETEKEKLDSREFEEFLKSINFTSCPGLVSDEPSTSTRISTSGDGISSESNIKTHSCSLLGANIKPSITVNADIGQKKLKQSVDHSSRGHISPLGGDLANNDSGRRRNEGFSSNSEKKINVFQEKNGKNVDLRWKLDEKGNLRCPSDKPGEDKTGLCMYMEKLVNQDILVRLEEYGGYRLNKGKKWPTKSLKIALKSDRIGQLAIINSQGLRNPKHLQALKAHQGLISNIKNPNYQELPRNYSESNILQNAFVRVSIVGSLVMGIIFAFFLYFKFTPFGSYVGKIKKRKNRHRHNLAVLHTQGLSKRFIKRTYRHSNRRRFSVVNIEE; this is translated from the exons atggaagaaagcgcttat gaTACAATTTTACAAAAGTTACCTTCACATGAGATATATGATGCTTTCAATAAAGAGGTCACTGATACTCAATATAACAGcctttgtaatatatttaattctgTAAAAGAtgattacaaaaataaaactattgatctttgtaaaaaatttgcaagaaatttagaaaatttatCTAAAATAAGTACATCAGGGAACAAGTACGATAGTTGTTCCCATTATGTGTACTGGGTTTATGACGAAATCAGGAAGTTGTTTAAGAAAGAAGCATCAACTGATGATGTTGCaactattattaaaaattttaatatattaaatacttCTTTTATTACTAAATACGCAGTATTTAATTGTaactattattttctttataatgaCTTGTCAGAATTGGATAACAAAAGAGAAGAGAAATATTTACatgattattttaaaaattatagtagTATTAAAAGTAGTGCTAACTGTAAAAGTGTTGGAATTGatgattataaaaagtaCCTTAAAGCTGTCACAGATATTTATGAAAGAGAGAAGAAGAATTGTTGTTTTCATGGAATTTCTTTGTGTCAAAGTTATTTCTTGAATTGTAGTGATAATCTGGATCCAAGTAAACTCATATATGCATTAGAATCTACGAGTGCTGATTGTAGAAAACTAGACAATATATCTAATACTGaaacagaaaaagaaaaattggaTTCTAGGGAATTCGAGGAATTTTTGAAGtcaattaattttacttcatGTCCTGGTCTAGTTAGTGACGAGCCTTCAACATCTACTAGAATATCTACTTCAGGTGATGGTATATCTTCAGAGAGTAATATTAAAACGCATTCATGTAGTTTATTAGGAGCAAATATCAAGCCCTCTATTACTGTGAATGCAGATATAGGccagaaaaaattaaaacaatcTGTGGATCATTCTTCTAGAGGACATATATCACCATTAGGTGGAGATTTAGCAAATAATGATAGTGGAAGGAGAAGGAATGAAGGGTTTAGTAGTaattctgaaaaaaaaattaatgtttttcaagaaaaaaatggaaaaaatgttGATTTAAGATGGAAATTAgatgaaaaaggaaatcTACGCTGTCCTAGTGACAAACCAGGGGAAGATAAAACAGGACTTTGTATGTACATGGAAAAATTGGTTAACCAAGATATACTTGTTAGATTAGAGGAATATGGTGGTTATCGTTTAAATAAGGGAAAGAAATGGCCAACaaaatcattaaaaatagCTCTTAAAAGTGATAGGATAGGACAGTTAGCGATAATTAACTCACAGGGATTAAGAAATCCTAAACATCTGCAAGCTTTAAAGGCTCATCAAGGACTGattagtaatattaaaaatccAAATTACCAAGAACTTCCTAGAAATTACTCAGaatctaatatattacagAATGCTTTTGTGCGTGTGTCTATTGTAGGTTCTTTAGTAATGGGAATAATTTTTGcgtttttcctttattttaaa tTTACTCCCTTTGGATCATATGtaggtaaaattaaaaaaaggaaaaatagaCATAGACATAATTTAGCAGTTTTACATACTCAAGGATTATCAAAGAGATTCATAAAACGAACTTATAGGCATTCTAACAGAAGGAGATTTAGTGTAGTAAATATAGAAGAATGA